One Lysinibacillus fusiformis genomic window carries:
- a CDS encoding terminase gpA endonuclease subunit — MGLTSEYKKIRWVNGVPRHDWVIRSSNVRNEPLDLRNYATAALRILIQICSI, encoded by the coding sequence ATTGGGCTTACATCTGAATATAAGAAGATTCGTTGGGTTAATGGAGTGCCAAGGCATGATTGGGTAATACGATCGTCAAATGTGCGAAATGAGCCACTTGATTTACGAAACTATGCTACAGCTGCATTGCGTATTTTAATCCAGATTTGCAGTATTTGA
- a CDS encoding DUF6148 family protein, whose translation MAFTVEEVKNRLQIWLNAEEAIAKGQSYSIDNQRLERANLAQVREQIKFWQRESGKATLRLVKEKLSTSYQNRGTLD comes from the coding sequence ATGGCGTTTACTGTTGAGGAAGTAAAAAATCGGCTGCAAATTTGGCTCAATGCGGAGGAGGCTATTGCCAAAGGGCAGAGCTACTCTATCGATAATCAGCGTTTAGAACGAGCTAATCTAGCCCAGGTGCGTGAACAGATTAAGTTTTGGCAAAGGGAATCGGGTAAAGCAACATTACGATTGGTCAAAGAAAAATTGTCCACATCGTATCAGAACCGAGGGACGTTGGACTAG
- a CDS encoding tyrosine-type recombinase/integrase, protein MFCEKIDKQIWRCIGEGPRHPITGKRRQVTRRGKTKKEAEDKVKQGIATLNNQSAFDPDIRFAEFSDRWMKLYRLKGNKETTVKYREYCLSVLKRYLGKDKLTNITTVRYQDIINELFENGSAYFTLRGIHNAAKMMFNYAKEIGLIEINPVDGAFVPKKKMTLEQVNGEDVGQLFLESDELKEFLREADRYPNIAYRAIIYTIAFTGMRPGEALALKHEDVDLINKTIRINKTNFAKSERKKDFELTPPKTLGSVRIIDIDDIVVAKIQELINFRALHKWNDNGYVFGEKDGYPTTVKMLNRAVKRIASRTNIDKPFRTYILRHTHISLLAEAEVDLNYIMNRVGHKNSETTTQIYLHVTGGMRENASQKMHAKFTALLDD, encoded by the coding sequence ATGTTTTGTGAAAAAATTGATAAACAAATTTGGCGATGTATCGGTGAAGGGCCTCGTCACCCTATTACAGGCAAACGTAGGCAAGTTACTAGACGTGGCAAAACTAAAAAAGAAGCTGAAGACAAAGTTAAACAAGGAATTGCTACTTTAAATAATCAATCAGCGTTTGACCCAGATATTCGCTTTGCAGAATTTAGCGACAGATGGATGAAACTTTATCGACTCAAAGGAAATAAAGAAACTACAGTTAAATACCGTGAATATTGTCTATCGGTGCTTAAAAGGTATTTAGGGAAAGATAAATTAACAAACATCACAACTGTTCGGTACCAAGATATTATTAATGAACTTTTTGAGAACGGATCTGCTTATTTCACATTACGAGGGATTCATAACGCTGCCAAAATGATGTTCAATTACGCGAAAGAAATTGGTTTAATTGAAATCAATCCTGTAGATGGTGCATTCGTTCCAAAAAAGAAGATGACCTTAGAACAAGTAAACGGTGAGGATGTAGGACAATTATTTTTAGAGTCAGATGAATTAAAAGAGTTTTTAAGAGAAGCTGATAGGTATCCCAATATCGCCTATCGGGCGATCATCTATACAATAGCCTTTACTGGAATGCGCCCAGGTGAAGCACTTGCGTTGAAACATGAAGATGTTGATTTAATAAACAAGACCATTCGAATTAACAAAACTAATTTCGCAAAAAGTGAGCGAAAAAAAGATTTCGAATTAACGCCCCCTAAAACACTTGGAAGTGTGCGAATTATTGATATTGATGATATTGTCGTGGCAAAGATTCAAGAACTAATTAATTTTCGTGCGCTTCACAAATGGAATGATAATGGCTATGTCTTCGGCGAGAAGGACGGCTACCCTACTACGGTCAAAATGTTGAACAGAGCTGTAAAACGTATTGCTTCAAGAACCAATATTGATAAACCTTTCCGCACGTATATTTTACGACATACTCACATCAGTCTTCTCGCAGAAGCTGAGGTAGATCTCAATTATATTATGAATCGTGTAGGACATAAAAACTCCGAAACTACTACCCAAATCTATCTCCACGTAACAGGAGGCATGCGTGAAAATGCATCACAAAAAATGCACGCTAAATTCACCGCCCTATTGGATGATTAA
- a CDS encoding phage terminase large subunit family protein, whose translation MTQKQTLKLFQKIASLVAPPPKLKVSEWADKERVLSQESSAEYGRWNTDRAPYQREIKNALNDASVEDIIVMSSSQVGKSEILNNIIGYFIDYDPAPMLLVMPTLEMAESYSKDRLAAMIRDTPALNKKVPDAKARDGNKTLLHKKFAGGHISLVGANSPASLVSRPIRIVLADEVDRFPASAGAEGDPLSLAHKRTKTFWNRKRVSVSTPTIKGASRIEAEYEESTMEEWCVSCPSCGKF comes from the coding sequence ATGACGCAAAAGCAAACGCTAAAGCTGTTTCAAAAGATAGCTAGTTTAGTAGCGCCGCCGCCAAAGTTAAAGGTGTCTGAATGGGCAGATAAGGAGCGTGTTCTTTCACAAGAGTCTTCTGCAGAATACGGAAGATGGAATACAGACAGAGCACCGTACCAACGAGAAATAAAGAATGCTCTCAATGACGCTAGTGTAGAAGATATTATTGTCATGTCGAGTTCGCAAGTTGGAAAGTCAGAAATACTCAATAATATTATTGGTTATTTTATCGACTATGATCCAGCGCCAATGTTACTTGTTATGCCGACATTAGAAATGGCTGAGTCGTATTCTAAGGACAGACTAGCTGCCATGATTCGTGACACACCAGCACTGAATAAAAAGGTGCCAGATGCGAAGGCTCGTGACGGCAATAAAACGTTGCTTCATAAAAAGTTTGCAGGTGGCCATATTTCACTGGTGGGTGCAAATTCGCCAGCAAGTTTAGTTTCTCGACCAATACGTATTGTATTGGCAGATGAAGTAGACCGGTTCCCAGCATCAGCAGGGGCTGAAGGAGATCCGTTGTCACTAGCACATAAACGTACAAAAACGTTCTGGAATCGCAAACGAGTCTCGGTTTCTACTCCTACTATTAAAGGGGCATCGAGAATTGAAGCGGAATACGAAGAAAGCACGATGGAGGAATGGTGTGTTTCTTGCCCTAGCTGTGGAAAGTTTTAG